A window of the Campylobacter massiliensis genome harbors these coding sequences:
- a CDS encoding Fur family transcriptional regulator, with product MGENLEEKAGFEELLTKNDIKITPLRLEILHILHAAAAPLSYDEILSQIGANKTTFYRCMDLFEAKGIVLKSENNRKNFYELESGAKAYFVCDVCHKMTNIDMPRLKQNHVKSVVVKGVCDDCF from the coding sequence ATGGGCGAAAATTTGGAAGAAAAAGCTGGTTTTGAGGAGCTTTTAACGAAAAATGATATCAAAATCACTCCGCTTAGACTAGAGATTTTACACATTTTACACGCTGCCGCCGCGCCGCTTAGCTATGATGAGATTTTGTCCCAAATAGGCGCAAACAAAACCACGTTTTACCGCTGTATGGACCTTTTTGAAGCTAAGGGCATCGTGCTAAAAAGCGAAAATAACCGAAAAAATTTCTACGAGCTTGAAAGCGGTGCAAAGGCGTATTTCGTCTGCGACGTCTGCCATAAGATGACTAATATCGACATGCCGCGCCTAAAACAAAATCACGTCAAAAGCGTCGTGGTTAAGGGCGTTTGCGACGACTGCTTTTAA
- a CDS encoding acyl-CoA thioesterase — MKIFYYEFTVGEDAIDVNHHANNAHYVIWMQEAANAHSNAVGDLIETNLAQNRTWMVRRHEIDYLGQLFLGDKVRVKTWTQPEKRSCSKRFYEFSKDGAPVASAVTTYVFFDLARGRPIAIPPEIAKLYED; from the coding sequence ATGAAAATTTTTTACTACGAATTTACCGTGGGCGAGGACGCCATCGACGTGAATCATCACGCAAACAACGCTCACTACGTCATCTGGATGCAAGAAGCGGCCAACGCACACTCAAACGCCGTGGGCGACCTCATCGAGACAAATCTCGCGCAAAACCGCACGTGGATGGTGCGCAGGCACGAGATAGACTATCTGGGGCAGCTATTTTTGGGCGATAAGGTGCGCGTGAAAACCTGGACGCAGCCCGAAAAAAGAAGCTGCTCAAAGCGTTTTTACGAGTTTAGCAAGGATGGAGCGCCGGTTGCCAGCGCGGTGACGACTTATGTATTTTTCGACCTCGCGCGCGGTCGTCCGATCGCGATACCGCCGGAGATTGCAAAGCTTTACGAGGATTAG
- a CDS encoding cytochrome-c peroxidase produces the protein MPRAFLQIFSCVLCFFCVQAFAASHVLSPVAQPKFDEQKARLGKELFFDASLSPSGTLSCEKCHNLYWDLSGTSKKNVKISADEQISPPTALNSALNFIFFKNGEVKDLAEQVRRSLTSKNELASEPKFLIQKVNQNSIYRKKFEELYKNGVSFENIVDTLVNFEKALVTPNAKFDKFISGDESVFDDEEKHGFELFKTIGCINCHSGANMGANLYYELRFHADGNKTGRYKVPSLRNIEKTAPYFYSGEVMDLKDTIKAVGKMLLNYDLSDEQTHALYKFLLTLSGEKPEILK, from the coding sequence TTGCCGCGAGCGTTTTTGCAGATATTTTCGTGCGTTTTATGCTTCTTTTGCGTTCAAGCTTTCGCCGCTTCGCACGTTTTATCTCCGGTCGCCCAGCCTAAATTTGACGAACAAAAAGCCAGACTAGGCAAGGAGCTGTTTTTCGACGCCTCGCTAAGCCCGAGTGGAACGCTATCTTGCGAGAAATGCCACAACCTTTACTGGGACTTAAGCGGTACGAGTAAAAAGAACGTAAAAATCTCCGCCGACGAGCAGATCAGTCCGCCTACCGCGCTAAACTCGGCGTTAAATTTTATATTTTTTAAAAACGGCGAGGTTAAGGATCTAGCCGAGCAGGTCAGACGGAGCCTAACGAGTAAAAATGAGCTTGCCAGCGAGCCGAAATTTTTAATCCAGAAGGTAAATCAAAACTCCATTTACAGGAAAAAATTTGAAGAGCTTTACAAAAACGGAGTGAGCTTTGAAAATATCGTCGACACGCTGGTAAATTTTGAAAAAGCCCTCGTCACGCCAAACGCCAAATTCGACAAATTTATTAGCGGCGACGAGAGCGTTTTCGACGATGAGGAAAAGCATGGATTTGAGTTGTTTAAAACAATCGGTTGCATAAACTGCCACAGCGGCGCGAATATGGGCGCAAACCTCTACTACGAGCTAAGATTTCACGCAGACGGCAACAAAACCGGCCGCTACAAAGTGCCTAGCCTGCGCAACATCGAAAAAACCGCGCCGTACTTTTATAGCGGCGAGGTAATGGACCTAAAAGACACGATTAAAGCCGTCGGTAAAATGCTTTTAAACTACGATCTAAGCGATGAGCAGACGCACGCGCTTTATAAATTTTTGCTGACTTTAAGCGGCGAAAAACCGGAAATTTTAAAATGA
- a CDS encoding EAL domain-containing protein yields MRHKIIFHKILFFTIVCIVFFGTVMTYKATKDLVTAYEWKGTIESVMDANDEANFLLEKSFLEADYDAIMRYTAEFKKGLKKLDSSNLISFEKLALNKKIFTELEEAVKKRVELTDKFNSVTAMAKLVYSEMILKFEALDGFYFKELMPQILIFRYDLNADLKAPRKLLNEYLEDPKLTKNDAGFLAGTQRLLGYYEQAQELYHEIISLGIYKKLSGLKESNERYIQKVTSNLRGTMVLVFILFALASLFVYISYVRAKKHIRLLTRFEQAVDNSFNAITFTDLDRKVKYVNKIFERNFGYKFEELKGKNINIIKSHYHPHEFYQDMLKTIESNQIWRADELVSKTKSGALIHEQVIFSPLFNESGDKDGYMSIKYDKTKELAMTKELENKNKELQNEALKDKLTGMGSYFALTQRTELGAGGMLIYININNFMDFRFFYKTKTVDAIIASFAETLQLCIDTYKMDADIYRVQFDEFCIWYGGDDTEWAVRKFMDYFKANSLYITVEGTREFIPNIKITIGVSLPQDTPQTNRLTQAMLAHHEAKQKGEIVQFYTENSHIEQQYYHNQIMSRTIENAIYNDTVIVECQPIYDVSGEEAGVKYYEVLVRLIDENGKIRYPGEFLDIAKKISLYNEITKKVVEHVFRLVEKFTNTSFSMNLSSSDIANESIRELIEKKLRVCSKPEHVYFEILESEGVDDYKIVNDFINRIRAYDCKISIDDFGSGYSNYYRILELDIDTIKIDGSIIKKLPYDKNARYLLQTIIDFAGRQGYNVVAEFVSSEEILAEIKKFGIKYAQGFLLGKPTSPSNIEE; encoded by the coding sequence ATGAGACACAAGATAATCTTTCATAAAATTTTATTTTTTACTATCGTTTGTATCGTATTTTTCGGTACCGTGATGACCTATAAGGCCACCAAAGACCTAGTAACCGCCTATGAGTGGAAAGGCACGATAGAAAGCGTAATGGACGCTAACGACGAGGCGAATTTCCTACTCGAAAAAAGTTTTTTGGAGGCCGACTACGACGCGATTATGCGCTATACGGCGGAGTTTAAAAAGGGTCTAAAAAAGCTTGATTCGAGCAATCTAATCTCCTTTGAAAAACTCGCGTTAAACAAAAAAATATTTACCGAGCTAGAAGAGGCGGTCAAAAAAAGAGTCGAGCTAACGGATAAATTTAACTCCGTAACCGCAATGGCAAAGCTCGTTTATAGCGAGATGATTTTAAAATTTGAGGCTTTGGACGGATTTTATTTTAAAGAGTTGATGCCTCAAATTTTGATATTTAGATACGACTTAAATGCCGATTTAAAAGCGCCTAGAAAGCTTTTAAACGAATATTTAGAAGATCCAAAACTAACTAAAAATGACGCCGGATTTTTAGCGGGTACGCAAAGATTGCTTGGCTACTACGAGCAGGCGCAGGAGCTTTATCACGAGATAATATCGCTCGGAATTTACAAAAAACTATCTGGTCTAAAAGAAAGCAACGAGCGCTATATACAAAAAGTCACGTCAAATTTGCGCGGTACGATGGTGCTGGTGTTCATACTATTTGCGCTTGCGTCGCTATTTGTCTATATCTCCTATGTTAGGGCAAAGAAGCACATCAGGCTTCTAACTCGCTTCGAGCAAGCCGTCGATAATAGCTTTAACGCAATAACCTTTACAGACCTGGATAGAAAAGTAAAATACGTAAATAAGATTTTTGAGCGAAATTTCGGATACAAATTTGAAGAGCTCAAAGGCAAAAATATAAATATCATCAAATCCCACTATCATCCGCATGAATTTTATCAAGATATGCTAAAAACGATAGAATCTAATCAAATTTGGCGAGCCGATGAGCTAGTGAGCAAAACAAAAAGCGGCGCGCTCATCCATGAGCAGGTTATTTTCTCTCCGCTTTTTAACGAAAGCGGCGACAAAGACGGCTATATGTCGATCAAATACGACAAAACCAAAGAGCTCGCGATGACCAAAGAGCTCGAAAATAAAAATAAAGAGCTGCAAAACGAAGCGCTAAAAGACAAGCTGACGGGGATGGGTAGTTATTTTGCTCTGACGCAAAGAACGGAGCTGGGTGCCGGCGGTATGTTGATCTATATAAATATCAACAACTTTATGGATTTTAGATTTTTTTACAAGACTAAGACCGTGGATGCCATCATCGCGTCATTTGCCGAGACGCTTCAGCTTTGCATCGATACCTATAAGATGGACGCGGACATTTACAGGGTGCAGTTTGACGAGTTTTGCATCTGGTACGGCGGCGACGATACGGAGTGGGCCGTACGTAAATTTATGGATTATTTTAAGGCAAATAGCCTCTATATCACGGTCGAGGGAACAAGAGAGTTTATCCCTAATATCAAAATAACCATCGGTGTTAGCTTACCTCAAGACACCCCGCAAACAAACCGCCTAACCCAAGCCATGCTAGCTCACCACGAAGCTAAGCAAAAAGGCGAAATAGTACAGTTTTACACCGAAAATAGCCACATAGAGCAGCAGTACTACCACAACCAAATCATGTCGCGCACCATCGAAAACGCCATATATAACGATACGGTTATCGTCGAGTGCCAGCCTATTTACGACGTATCGGGCGAAGAGGCCGGGGTCAAATACTACGAAGTTCTCGTGCGTCTCATCGACGAAAACGGCAAGATTCGCTATCCGGGCGAGTTTTTGGATATAGCAAAGAAAATTTCTCTTTATAACGAGATAACTAAAAAAGTCGTCGAGCACGTATTTAGGCTCGTGGAGAAGTTTACAAACACGAGCTTTTCTATGAATCTTTCCAGCAGCGACATCGCAAACGAGAGCATAAGAGAGCTCATCGAGAAAAAGCTACGCGTCTGCTCAAAGCCCGAGCACGTGTATTTTGAAATATTAGAGAGCGAGGGCGTGGATGATTATAAGATCGTAAATGATTTCATCAACAGGATCCGCGCCTACGACTGCAAAATTTCGATCGATGATTTCGGTAGCGGTTACTCAAACTACTACCGCATCTTGGAGCTTGATATCGACACGATCAAGATCGATGGCTCGATCATCAAAAAGCTACCGTACGACAAAAACGCCAGGTATCTGCTGCAAACTATCATCGACTTTGCCGGAAGACAAGGCTACAACGTCGTGGCAGAGTTTGTAAGCTCAGAGGAAATCCTCGCCGAAATAAAAAAATTCGGCATAAAATACGCACAAGGATTTTTGCTAGGCAAACCGACCTCGCCGAGCAATATCGAGGAGTAA
- a CDS encoding DUF1523 family protein has product MQKFKKYIRNFIFGFLFALHVTVFAAINYAFPHYDEAIITGGEVKRMDKDGFIDAQNPADGPTRDVYFIYTREINGTKVMPYRNEDTGWGLPLYFKFNSADVQAAAQSLVGEGRAQIKYYGWRIAVLDMFRNAVSVKKLKEGETRANPIFSYIFYALTAVSFAVCAVFVRRKFKDEPSSNL; this is encoded by the coding sequence ATGCAAAAATTTAAAAAATATATCCGAAATTTTATCTTTGGCTTCTTGTTTGCCCTGCACGTTACGGTGTTTGCGGCGATAAACTACGCTTTTCCGCACTACGACGAGGCGATCATCACGGGAGGCGAGGTCAAACGTATGGACAAAGACGGCTTTATCGACGCGCAAAATCCCGCCGACGGCCCGACGCGCGACGTGTATTTTATCTACACGCGCGAGATTAACGGCACGAAAGTGATGCCGTATCGAAATGAGGACACGGGCTGGGGCTTGCCGCTTTATTTTAAATTTAACTCCGCCGACGTCCAAGCCGCCGCCCAGAGTCTAGTGGGCGAAGGCAGGGCGCAGATCAAATACTACGGCTGGCGCATCGCGGTGCTAGATATGTTTAGAAACGCCGTTTCGGTAAAAAAGCTAAAAGAGGGCGAAACGCGCGCAAATCCTATTTTTAGCTACATATTTTACGCTTTGACGGCGGTTTCGTTTGCGGTTTGCGCCGTTTTTGTTAGAAGGAAATTTAAAGACGAGCCAAGCTCAAATTTATAA